The Flavobacterium marginilacus genome window below encodes:
- the ilvD gene encoding dihydroxy-acid dehydratase, whose product MRSDEVKKGNQRTPHRSLFRATGLVDEDFDKPFIGVANSYIEIIPGHFFLDRVSRIIKEEIKANGCVPFEFNTIGVDDGIAMGHDGMLFSLPSRELIASSIETVMNAHKLDAMIAIPNCDKIVPGMIMGALRVDVPTIFVSGGPMKKGHTKDGVPIDLATAFEAVGKHEAGEMTDEELKDIECNACPSGGSCSGMFTANSMNTLMEAMGIALPGNGTILALTKEREELYRSAARRICEIAKDEAQTKKFRLRNILNENAVRNAFAVDMAMGGSSNTVLHMLAIANEADVNFNLGDINSISKRVSHIAKISPSLSTVHMEDINRAGGVNAVMKEMTKRGDDILLDNLTITGETVLEKIKDAYIKDTNIIHTIDNPYSNVGGLAILYGNLAEQGAVIKTAGITGDRVFTGTAVCFDGQQEAIDGILGGKVKAGNVVVIRYEGPKGGPGMQEMLAPTSLIMGMGLGAKVALITDGRFSGATRGASIGHVSPEAAEGGMIGLLKDGDEIHIDVDQYILSVNLTDEEIAKRKAVFVPLKKELTSRWLGQYRSLVTNASSGAVLKTDL is encoded by the coding sequence ATGAGAAGTGATGAAGTAAAAAAAGGAAACCAAAGAACGCCGCATAGATCATTGTTTAGAGCAACTGGATTGGTTGATGAAGATTTTGATAAACCGTTTATTGGCGTTGCAAATTCTTATATTGAGATTATTCCGGGGCACTTTTTTCTGGACAGGGTATCAAGAATTATAAAAGAAGAGATTAAAGCAAACGGCTGTGTTCCTTTTGAGTTTAATACAATCGGTGTCGATGACGGAATTGCGATGGGACATGACGGAATGCTTTTTTCATTGCCTTCACGTGAGCTTATTGCAAGCTCTATCGAAACCGTTATGAATGCACATAAATTGGATGCTATGATTGCAATTCCAAACTGTGATAAAATTGTTCCGGGTATGATAATGGGGGCTTTAAGAGTTGATGTTCCGACAATTTTTGTGAGCGGAGGACCAATGAAAAAAGGACATACCAAAGACGGTGTGCCGATTGATTTAGCTACTGCTTTTGAAGCTGTTGGAAAGCACGAAGCAGGAGAAATGACTGATGAAGAATTGAAAGATATTGAGTGTAATGCCTGTCCTAGCGGTGGAAGCTGTTCGGGTATGTTTACAGCAAACTCAATGAATACGCTTATGGAAGCTATGGGAATTGCGCTTCCTGGAAACGGAACGATTCTGGCATTAACAAAGGAGCGTGAAGAACTTTACAGAAGTGCTGCCAGAAGAATTTGTGAAATTGCAAAAGATGAGGCACAAACTAAGAAGTTCAGACTTAGAAATATTCTTAATGAAAATGCTGTAAGAAACGCATTTGCGGTAGATATGGCGATGGGTGGAAGTTCCAATACGGTTTTGCACATGCTGGCAATTGCCAATGAAGCCGATGTTAATTTTAACCTTGGGGATATCAACAGCATCTCCAAAAGAGTTTCGCATATTGCCAAAATTTCTCCAAGTTTGTCAACCGTTCACATGGAAGACATCAACAGAGCCGGCGGTGTTAATGCCGTTATGAAAGAAATGACAAAACGCGGCGATGATATTTTATTGGATAACCTTACAATTACAGGCGAAACGGTACTAGAAAAAATCAAAGATGCTTATATCAAAGACACCAATATCATTCACACCATTGATAACCCGTATTCAAATGTGGGCGGTCTTGCAATTTTATATGGTAATCTTGCAGAACAGGGTGCTGTTATTAAGACTGCCGGAATTACGGGTGATAGAGTTTTCACCGGTACTGCCGTATGTTTCGACGGACAGCAGGAAGCGATTGACGGAATTTTAGGCGGTAAAGTAAAAGCTGGAAACGTTGTTGTTATTCGATATGAAGGGCCAAAAGGAGGTCCGGGAATGCAGGAAATGCTCGCGCCGACTTCATTGATTATGGGGATGGGACTAGGAGCCAAAGTTGCTTTAATTACCGATGGAAGATTCAGCGGTGCAACAAGAGGAGCAAGTATCGGGCACGTAAGCCCAGAGGCAGCCGAAGGCGGTATGATTGGATTATTGAAAGATGGTGATGAGATTCATATTGATGTTGATCAATACATTTTGTCAGTGAATTTAACAGATGAAGAAATTGCCAAAAGAAAAGCGGTATTTGTTCCTTTGAAAAAAGAATTAACCTCAAGATGGTTAGGACAGTACAGAAGTTTGGTTACCAATGCCAGCAGCGGTGCGGTTTTAAAAACTGATTTGTAA
- a CDS encoding bifunctional response regulator/alkaline phosphatase family protein: MENIKILWVDDEIDLLKPHILFLEKKNYSVTTCNNGRDAVDIFEEDNFDIVFLDENMPGMSGLDTLSEMKEKKSSIPVIMITKSEEEHIMEEAIGSKIADYLIKPVNPNQILLSLKKNLDNSRLISQKTTLDYQKEFRKITMELAMVNSYEDWVELYKKLLFWELELENINDQGMIEILESQKAEANSQFGKYIERNYEDWFAPKADKPVQSHNLFKELVVPEIQKKDKPVLFIVIDNLRYDQWKAFESVVGNYYKLEKEVPYFSILPTATQYARNAIFSGLLPLEMEKQFPQYWKNDPDEGGKNLYEAEFLTAQIKRLRLDIKEDYFKITNVTGGKKLAESFKSLKDNDLVTVVYNFVDMLSHAKTEMDVVKELASDDKAYRSLTLSWFKNSPLLEIIQQAQKLGFKLILTTDHGTINVKNPSKVVGDKNTSLNLRYKTGRSLTYEQKDVYAVREPKLIGLPAINMSSSYIFAKNDLFLAYVNNYNHYVSYYKNTYQHGGISLEEMIIPFLVFNPK; the protein is encoded by the coding sequence ATGGAGAACATAAAAATACTTTGGGTCGATGATGAAATCGATTTGCTCAAACCACATATATTATTTCTGGAGAAAAAAAACTATAGCGTTACTACCTGCAATAACGGCCGTGATGCGGTAGATATTTTTGAAGAAGACAATTTTGACATTGTTTTTCTGGATGAAAATATGCCCGGAATGAGCGGTTTGGACACTCTTTCTGAAATGAAGGAGAAAAAATCATCAATTCCTGTGATTATGATTACCAAAAGCGAGGAAGAACATATAATGGAAGAAGCTATTGGTTCAAAAATTGCCGACTATCTTATCAAACCAGTAAATCCAAACCAGATTTTGCTGAGTTTGAAGAAAAACTTAGACAATTCCAGACTGATTTCGCAGAAAACAACTTTGGATTACCAAAAAGAATTCCGAAAAATTACGATGGAATTGGCTATGGTCAATTCCTATGAAGACTGGGTGGAATTGTACAAAAAACTGCTGTTCTGGGAATTGGAACTCGAAAACATCAATGATCAGGGAATGATCGAAATTCTGGAGTCCCAAAAAGCAGAAGCCAATTCACAATTCGGCAAATACATTGAGCGCAATTACGAAGATTGGTTTGCCCCAAAAGCAGACAAACCAGTTCAGTCTCATAATTTATTCAAAGAATTAGTCGTACCGGAAATTCAGAAAAAAGACAAGCCTGTACTTTTCATTGTAATCGATAATCTGCGTTATGATCAATGGAAAGCTTTTGAAAGCGTGGTTGGCAACTATTATAAACTCGAAAAAGAAGTTCCGTATTTCTCCATACTCCCTACTGCTACCCAATATGCCAGAAATGCCATTTTCTCAGGATTACTGCCACTTGAAATGGAAAAACAGTTTCCGCAGTATTGGAAAAACGATCCTGACGAAGGCGGTAAAAACTTATACGAAGCCGAGTTTCTAACAGCGCAAATCAAGCGTCTGAGACTGGACATAAAAGAAGATTATTTTAAAATCACCAATGTCACCGGCGGAAAAAAACTCGCCGAAAGCTTTAAATCATTGAAGGATAACGATCTTGTGACCGTGGTTTATAATTTTGTTGATATGCTTTCGCACGCCAAAACTGAAATGGATGTGGTAAAAGAGCTGGCTTCGGATGACAAAGCATACCGTTCTCTTACATTGAGCTGGTTCAAAAACTCTCCATTACTGGAAATCATTCAGCAGGCACAAAAACTGGGATTCAAATTGATTCTGACCACCGATCACGGTACTATCAATGTAAAAAACCCATCAAAAGTAGTCGGTGACAAAAACACCAGTTTAAATCTTCGCTACAAAACAGGACGCAGCCTGACTTACGAACAAAAAGACGTTTATGCCGTAAGAGAACCAAAACTTATCGGTTTACCTGCTATAAATATGAGCAGTTCTTATATTTTTGCAAAAAATGATCTGTTTTTGGCCTATGTAAACAACTACAATCATTATGTGAGTTATTACAAAAATACGTATCAGCACGGCGGAATCTCACTGGAAGAAATGATTATTCCTTTCTTGGTTTTTAATCCGAAATAG
- a CDS encoding YoaK family protein, with the protein MFKHQGKNRTSKHNLRLAILLSFIAGIVNVTGVLAVKTLTTNVTGHFAYFAEEVTKKDYQAAIVFLIYTLFFLAGAFTSNFLAELVSEKKQNLSHLPAIAIEFIILVTLGLLEIRTDLNLIDEKWIAFGLLFAMGIQNALVTKISRSTVRTTHLTGLFTDLGIELSQLFFYKKPEERKALKTSIYLRLSIISFFFLGCFSGGFIYGYLALKTLLTAAAFLLIALYYDYIRLHFIAIKRKKNPF; encoded by the coding sequence ATGTTTAAACATCAAGGCAAAAACAGAACTTCAAAGCATAATTTACGTCTTGCCATACTATTATCTTTCATAGCTGGTATTGTTAATGTAACTGGAGTTTTAGCTGTAAAGACACTGACAACAAACGTCACGGGGCATTTTGCCTATTTTGCAGAAGAAGTTACTAAAAAAGATTATCAAGCTGCTATTGTGTTTTTAATTTATACGCTGTTCTTTTTAGCGGGAGCTTTTACATCTAATTTTTTGGCCGAATTGGTTTCCGAAAAAAAGCAGAATCTTTCCCATCTTCCAGCAATAGCTATCGAATTTATTATTTTGGTCACCTTGGGGCTTTTAGAAATTAGAACTGATTTGAATTTAATTGATGAAAAATGGATTGCTTTTGGTCTGCTTTTTGCAATGGGAATTCAAAATGCATTAGTCACCAAAATTTCAAGATCAACCGTAAGAACAACACATTTAACTGGACTCTTTACAGATTTAGGCATTGAGCTGTCTCAACTGTTTTTTTACAAAAAACCAGAAGAGCGAAAAGCCTTAAAAACCAGCATTTATTTAAGACTGTCTATTATTTCTTTTTTCTTTCTGGGGTGTTTCTCTGGCGGTTTTATTTACGGATATTTGGCTCTAAAAACATTATTAACCGCAGCAGCTTTTCTATTGATCGCCCTTTATTACGATTACATCCGATTGCATTTTATTGCGATTAAACGAAAGAAAAATCCGTTTTAG
- a CDS encoding MarR family winged helix-turn-helix transcriptional regulator — protein MKKNPTGTVLYTIELAIKEYRKIAQRNIGKIVSDITVDQCLLLIILNKNPDYSQKELAKLIFKDNASVTRIIELMVKKDYITRKINELDRRKFSLEITEKGKNTIELLSPIILQNRETALDGLTQDEIDLLDKTLHKIILNCKK, from the coding sequence ATGAAAAAAAATCCAACCGGAACCGTTCTTTATACCATTGAATTAGCAATAAAAGAGTATAGAAAAATAGCACAGAGAAATATTGGAAAAATTGTAAGTGATATAACTGTTGATCAATGCTTATTGCTAATAATCCTAAATAAAAATCCAGACTATTCTCAAAAAGAATTAGCAAAATTAATTTTTAAAGATAATGCTTCAGTCACCAGAATAATTGAATTGATGGTAAAAAAAGATTACATAACTAGGAAAATCAACGAATTAGATCGAAGAAAATTTAGCCTTGAAATCACCGAAAAAGGAAAAAACACAATAGAATTATTATCACCAATTATACTACAGAACAGAGAAACTGCTCTCGATGGTTTAACACAAGATGAAATAGATTTACTAGACAAAACACTCCATAAAATAATCTTAAACTGTAAAAAATAA
- a CDS encoding LysR family transcriptional regulator codes for MDFRLKVFFTVATRLSFTKAASELFITQPAISKHIQELEEEYKTKLFERNGSKIALTNAGETLLKHTKNIFEIYREIDFDLSTFSNERKGLLRLGASTTIAQYIISPLLARFHQKLEAVKVNLLNGNTEQIENALLKKEIEIGIVEGQSKNPSIKYTQFIRDELVLVCNSNNPLVKRKEIAPSDLKSLRFLVREQGSGTLEVIEYALKPFNIKIDQLQIEMQLGSTESIKSYLLNSDCVAFMSIHAVSKELKNKELQVIDIDGLTIERYFYIITLQGKSDSLSELFIKNISSYYNLKL; via the coding sequence ATGGATTTCAGACTAAAAGTTTTTTTCACTGTAGCAACCCGATTGAGTTTTACTAAAGCGGCTTCGGAATTATTTATCACGCAGCCAGCCATTTCCAAGCACATTCAGGAATTGGAGGAAGAATACAAAACCAAGCTTTTTGAAAGAAACGGTTCGAAGATTGCATTGACAAATGCCGGTGAAACTTTATTGAAGCATACCAAAAATATTTTTGAAATTTACAGGGAAATCGATTTTGATTTAAGCACTTTTAGTAATGAGCGAAAAGGTCTGCTGCGTTTAGGTGCCAGCACAACAATTGCACAATACATTATTTCGCCGCTTTTGGCCCGTTTTCACCAAAAACTCGAAGCAGTCAAAGTAAATTTGCTTAACGGAAACACAGAGCAAATTGAAAACGCTCTGCTGAAAAAAGAAATTGAAATAGGAATTGTAGAAGGGCAGTCCAAGAATCCGTCCATAAAATACACGCAGTTCATTAGAGATGAGCTGGTTTTGGTTTGTAATTCCAATAATCCGCTGGTTAAGAGAAAGGAAATTGCTCCATCTGATCTTAAATCGCTGCGTTTTCTTGTCCGGGAGCAAGGTTCTGGAACACTTGAAGTTATTGAATATGCTTTAAAACCTTTCAATATAAAAATTGATCAGCTGCAGATCGAAATGCAGTTAGGAAGTACCGAAAGTATAAAATCGTATCTGCTGAATTCAGATTGTGTTGCTTTTATGTCAATACATGCTGTGTCTAAGGAGTTGAAAAATAAAGAATTGCAAGTAATTGATATTGATGGTCTGACGATTGAACGTTATTTTTATATCATTACGTTACAGGGGAAATCAGATTCTCTTTCTGAATTATTCATAAAAAACATTTCGAGTTATTATAATCTAAAGTTATAG
- a CDS encoding serine hydrolase produces MAKINQFLKSAQTLLFFFFPLLIFAQKDVSANLAKYMQAQVDVNNFSGTVLVSKNGTILLKKAYGLADYEWNIKNTIDTKFQLASVTKQFTATAILLLVEQKKLSLADKLSKFFPDYPKADSVTIHMLLSHTSGLALGFKELALSTINADSAYSEIKKIPYEFSPGTKSAYSNIGYYLLAKIIEKVSGEKYAVFLRRNIFEKAGMKNTGISNNDSIISKKAKIYCRTEKGFIHNPYINWTVNIGHDGVYSTVEDLALWDKALYGTTILSAEMKNLMFTPHSDENWGYGFIINPFYNHGHQLIAHDGGFFGTMTSFNRFTDDKIFVTVLSNNESFSYIIGYGLSAIALQKEVELPYKHHQIQIDTAVYDKYTGKYGKIEILKINGKLYYNDTEMELLPESKTKFFRADNNDRTFEFIQDKSGSFNSILLTKGGVKEKVKRNIP; encoded by the coding sequence ATGGCAAAAATCAATCAATTCCTTAAATCAGCTCAAACTCTACTATTTTTCTTTTTCCCACTATTAATCTTTGCACAAAAAGACGTATCAGCTAATCTTGCAAAATATATGCAGGCGCAGGTTGATGTAAATAATTTTAGCGGAACGGTTCTTGTGTCCAAAAACGGCACCATTTTATTAAAAAAAGCATACGGTTTAGCTGATTATGAGTGGAATATTAAAAACACCATAGACACAAAATTTCAATTGGCTTCGGTAACCAAACAATTTACTGCTACAGCTATTCTTCTACTAGTAGAACAAAAAAAATTATCCCTTGCTGATAAACTAAGCAAGTTTTTTCCCGATTATCCAAAAGCCGACAGTGTTACCATTCATATGTTATTATCGCATACTTCAGGACTGGCTTTAGGCTTTAAAGAATTAGCCTTAAGCACTATTAATGCTGATTCTGCCTATTCTGAAATAAAGAAAATACCTTATGAGTTTTCCCCAGGAACTAAAAGCGCTTACAGCAATATAGGGTATTACTTGTTGGCTAAAATTATAGAAAAAGTTTCAGGCGAAAAGTATGCCGTTTTTTTAAGGAGAAATATATTTGAAAAGGCAGGAATGAAAAATACAGGTATTAGCAATAATGATTCGATAATTTCAAAAAAAGCGAAGATTTATTGCCGAACAGAAAAAGGTTTCATTCATAATCCTTATATCAATTGGACGGTTAACATAGGACATGACGGCGTTTATTCCACCGTTGAAGATTTGGCTTTATGGGACAAAGCGCTGTACGGAACGACAATTTTATCAGCAGAAATGAAAAATCTCATGTTTACTCCCCATAGCGACGAAAATTGGGGATATGGTTTTATAATTAATCCGTTTTACAATCACGGACATCAATTGATTGCTCACGACGGAGGTTTTTTTGGCACAATGACTTCTTTTAACCGATTTACAGATGACAAAATATTTGTGACAGTACTTTCTAACAACGAATCCTTTTCATACATTATTGGCTATGGACTTTCAGCAATTGCATTGCAAAAAGAAGTAGAACTTCCATACAAACATCATCAAATACAAATAGACACTGCAGTATATGATAAATACACAGGCAAGTATGGCAAAATTGAAATACTAAAAATTAACGGTAAACTTTACTATAACGATACCGAAATGGAACTACTGCCTGAGTCCAAAACGAAATTTTTCAGAGCAGACAATAACGACAGGACATTTGAATTTATTCAGGATAAATCTGGTTCTTTTAATTCTATACTATTAACTAAAGGAGGAGTTAAAGAAAAAGTGAAGAGAAATATTCCTTAA
- a CDS encoding GNAT family N-acetyltransferase, with translation MVSDANKVEIIPFSAELKEHIKILNLEWLHKYFKVEPKDEKVLSNPQTEIIDKGGMIFYARYNNKIVGTVSLLKIDSAVFELTKMAVSDGNQGLGIGKKLMEHCLNKAKENGIQKLILYSNRKLLPALTLYESFDFMEIPLEEGIYERADIKMERNLF, from the coding sequence ATGGTATCAGATGCCAATAAAGTCGAGATCATTCCTTTTTCAGCCGAATTAAAAGAACATATCAAAATCTTAAATCTGGAATGGCTTCACAAATACTTCAAAGTGGAGCCAAAAGATGAAAAAGTTTTATCCAATCCTCAAACCGAAATAATAGACAAAGGCGGAATGATTTTCTATGCTCGGTACAATAACAAAATTGTCGGCACAGTTTCTTTGCTGAAAATTGATTCCGCAGTATTTGAACTTACTAAAATGGCTGTTTCTGATGGAAATCAAGGATTAGGCATTGGTAAAAAGCTGATGGAACATTGCCTCAATAAAGCAAAAGAAAATGGAATCCAGAAATTAATCCTGTATTCCAATCGAAAATTACTGCCGGCACTCACTTTATATGAAAGTTTTGATTTCATGGAAATTCCATTGGAAGAAGGTATATACGAAAGGGCTGACATCAAAATGGAAAGAAATTTATTCTAA
- a CDS encoding YeiH family protein — MKTESFNVPILLKISPTVQQIIFVLLLILCLFPIISPPIALLLGLIAANLSGHPFLHLNHKATTILLQVSVVGLGFGMNINSAAAAGREGFLFTVGSIAATIVLGTLLGKWFRIEKKTAHLISCGTAICGGSAIAAIAPVIKSDDKQTSVALGVIFILNSIALFSFPVIGHWLQMSQNDFGLWCAIAIHDTSSVVGAANKYGAEALQAATTVKLARALWIIPVTLITAFGFKNKTRKVKIPYFIGLFILAMVCNTYFSPVANAAPHLVSAAKTGLVVTLFLIGAGLNRSVLKSVGLMPLLQGVLLWISIAVGTLLAILYF, encoded by the coding sequence ATGAAAACCGAAAGCTTTAATGTTCCAATTTTATTAAAAATCAGTCCGACAGTACAGCAGATTATTTTTGTTTTGCTGTTAATTCTTTGCTTGTTTCCAATTATTTCTCCTCCGATAGCTTTGCTGCTAGGTTTAATTGCAGCTAATCTTTCCGGACATCCTTTTTTGCATTTAAATCATAAGGCAACGACTATATTATTGCAGGTTTCAGTAGTGGGACTGGGATTTGGTATGAATATTAACAGCGCAGCCGCAGCAGGAAGAGAAGGTTTTCTTTTTACGGTTGGCTCTATTGCAGCAACTATCGTTTTAGGAACTCTATTGGGAAAATGGTTTAGAATAGAGAAGAAAACGGCTCATCTTATTTCCTGCGGAACTGCCATCTGCGGCGGAAGCGCCATTGCTGCAATCGCTCCAGTTATAAAATCAGATGATAAGCAGACATCAGTTGCGTTGGGAGTGATTTTTATTCTGAATTCTATTGCGTTGTTTTCATTTCCAGTAATTGGACATTGGCTGCAAATGTCACAGAACGATTTTGGTTTGTGGTGCGCAATTGCGATTCATGATACGAGTTCTGTGGTTGGTGCTGCAAATAAATACGGAGCGGAAGCTCTACAGGCAGCCACAACAGTAAAATTAGCCAGAGCTTTGTGGATTATTCCAGTTACTTTGATAACCGCATTTGGTTTTAAAAATAAGACCCGCAAAGTGAAAATTCCATATTTTATTGGATTGTTTATTTTGGCAATGGTTTGCAATACTTATTTTTCTCCAGTTGCGAATGCTGCTCCACATTTGGTTTCGGCTGCCAAAACAGGACTTGTTGTTACCTTGTTTTTGATAGGAGCGGGCTTGAATCGCTCCGTCTTGAAATCGGTAGGATTGATGCCTTTACTTCAGGGAGTATTACTTTGGATAAGCATTGCTGTTGGGACTTTATTGGCGATTTTGTATTTCTAA
- the tsaE gene encoding tRNA (adenosine(37)-N6)-threonylcarbamoyltransferase complex ATPase subunit type 1 TsaE: MTIIFSIEQLPETAQQILDQNPNKVILFNGEMGVGKTTLIKQLCKTLGVQDATSSPTFSLVNEYQTSNNQTVYHFDFYRLNKETEALDMGVDDYLYSGNWCFIEWSEKIANLIPKEHTVINIELLPTGERLLELN; this comes from the coding sequence ATGACCATCATATTTTCAATTGAACAGCTTCCAGAAACCGCACAGCAGATTTTAGACCAAAATCCAAATAAAGTAATCCTTTTTAATGGAGAAATGGGGGTTGGAAAAACCACTTTAATCAAACAGCTATGCAAAACACTGGGTGTTCAGGACGCGACCAGCAGCCCCACTTTTTCATTAGTAAATGAATACCAGACCAGCAATAACCAAACCGTATATCATTTTGATTTTTACCGATTGAACAAAGAAACCGAAGCTTTGGATATGGGCGTAGATGATTATCTGTACTCAGGAAACTGGTGTTTTATCGAATGGTCTGAAAAAATTGCTAATTTGATTCCAAAGGAACATACTGTAATAAATATAGAATTACTGCCAACAGGAGAACGTTTATTAGAATTAAACTAG
- the fabG gene encoding 3-oxoacyl-[acyl-carrier-protein] reductase — MKLLEGKVAIITGASRGIGKGIAEVFAKNGANVAFTYSSSAESAQALENELNALGIKAKGYKSNAADFNEAQTFVDAVLAEFGTVDILINNAGITKDNLLMRMSEADFDQVIDVNLKSVFNMTKAIQKTFLKQRAGSIINISSVVGVSGNAGQTNYAASKAGAIGFTKSVALELGSRNIRCNAIAPGFIETEMTAKLSEDVVKGWREGIPLKRGGSTEDVANACLFLASDMSAYITGQVLNVCGGMLT; from the coding sequence ATGAAATTACTAGAAGGAAAAGTAGCCATTATTACTGGCGCAAGTCGTGGAATTGGAAAAGGAATTGCTGAAGTTTTTGCAAAAAACGGAGCAAATGTTGCCTTTACTTATAGTTCATCTGCAGAATCTGCACAGGCATTAGAAAACGAATTGAATGCATTGGGAATTAAAGCTAAAGGATACAAATCCAATGCTGCTGATTTTAATGAAGCGCAGACTTTTGTGGATGCTGTTTTGGCTGAATTTGGAACAGTAGATATTTTGATAAACAACGCTGGAATTACAAAAGATAATTTATTAATGCGTATGTCAGAAGCTGATTTTGATCAAGTTATCGATGTTAACTTGAAGTCAGTTTTCAATATGACAAAAGCAATTCAAAAAACGTTTTTGAAACAGCGCGCAGGTTCTATCATTAATATTAGTTCGGTTGTTGGTGTTTCTGGAAATGCAGGTCAAACAAATTATGCTGCTTCAAAAGCAGGTGCTATTGGTTTTACAAAGTCTGTAGCTTTGGAGCTGGGTTCTCGTAACATTCGCTGCAATGCTATTGCTCCAGGTTTCATTGAAACTGAAATGACTGCCAAATTAAGTGAAGATGTTGTAAAAGGATGGAGAGAAGGCATTCCTTTGAAACGAGGCGGTTCTACAGAAGATGTTGCCAATGCCTGTCTGTTTTTAGCATCTGATATGAGTGCTTACATTACTGGCCAAGTACTGAATGTTTGCGGAGGTATGCTTACTTAG
- a CDS encoding EamA family transporter, with translation MLFLILSVICSVTVGAIFKIARTYKIPSAQIVAYNYVFAFALCYFFFSPDLTVLDASSPWEILLPLGVLLPVVFLFLAASIKHMGIVKTDAAQRLSLIISILVAWLFFGEQFSGLKLTALLFAFPAIVLILDKPADNKENKWIYPALVLLGFGIIDILFKQIALTAALSFTTSLFVLFFISLVIMMLFNGYEILFQKVKIDFKSVIFGGLVGVFNFGNIFFYLNAHKAFAQNPSTVFAGMNMGVIVIGSLAGILVFKEKVTKRNIIGLFLALLAIVFIVASQLN, from the coding sequence ATGCTATTTCTTATTCTGAGTGTGATCTGCAGTGTGACAGTGGGAGCGATTTTCAAAATTGCCCGAACCTATAAAATACCTTCAGCACAAATTGTGGCTTATAATTATGTTTTTGCTTTTGCGCTGTGTTACTTTTTCTTTAGTCCGGATTTAACTGTTTTGGATGCTTCTTCACCTTGGGAAATTCTGCTTCCTTTAGGCGTTTTGCTTCCGGTGGTGTTTCTTTTTCTTGCAGCTTCAATAAAACATATGGGAATCGTAAAGACTGATGCTGCTCAGCGGTTATCACTGATTATTTCTATTTTAGTAGCCTGGCTCTTTTTTGGCGAGCAATTCAGCGGACTCAAACTGACAGCGCTTTTGTTTGCTTTTCCAGCGATAGTGCTCATTTTGGATAAACCCGCAGATAACAAGGAAAACAAATGGATTTATCCGGCCCTTGTACTGCTTGGTTTTGGAATAATTGATATTCTGTTTAAGCAGATTGCACTCACAGCTGCACTTTCTTTTACTACTTCGTTATTTGTACTTTTCTTTATTTCACTTGTTATAATGATGCTGTTCAACGGGTATGAAATACTTTTTCAAAAAGTAAAAATAGATTTCAAAAGTGTTATTTTCGGAGGCTTAGTTGGTGTTTTCAACTTCGGAAATATTTTCTTTTATCTTAATGCCCACAAAGCATTTGCCCAAAATCCATCAACCGTTTTTGCAGGAATGAATATGGGAGTTATTGTCATTGGCAGTCTTGCAGGAATTCTTGTTTTTAAGGAAAAAGTTACTAAACGCAATATTATTGGACTGTTTCTGGCTTTACTTGCTATTGTTTTTATTGTGGCATCCCAGTTGAATTAA